CAACTGCAACGCCAGGTCATTCTCGGCGTCGGCGAGCCGCTGTTGTTGGAATGGGGCGGCCGCGCGTAACGTTGCATCAAAGGCAATATCCTCGGGGCGGCTACCCGCAGGGCGAGCCTTGATGTACCGGCCACGCTTGCGGTCGGTGCGGGTGTAGGAACGTTTCCCTGCGCGCTCGCGTGTCATCTTGTCGAGCGGTGTATCCATCCGTTTCGTTTCAAATGTATCGCCGATTTGGACCGGCTTCCGTGCCCCTTTGGCATCGCCGGGCGATGAGCTCTGCTGGGGAGAGGAGTCGGGTTGGGCCACTGCCCCTTCGCCCCCCTCGCCGGCATCCATCATATCTGACTCATCGCCCTCTATGCTTTTTTTTCATCGGCCGCGGCATCGCCCATCTGCATGCCTTCACTCTCATCGCCATCGCCGGCTTCTTGTTCGGCTTCGGCCCGGGCTTGGCGCACATTGTTCTGCAACTGATCCAGATTCATGGTTGACTCCTGGAAGGGCTGCTTCTTCATGCGGTGGGGCAGGGCGAGTTCGGCTGCCAGCAGAATATCATTGTCGTTGATCTTGAGCCGACCGTCGTAGGCCGCTTGGGCACGCGCCGTACGCAGAATCACGATGTCGGCGCGGTGGCCATCCACCTTGAAGCTGGCGGTGAGTGCAGCAATCGTGTAGAGGTCCTTATCACTGTACTCGACCAGCGGATAGCGGGCGCGCGCTTCTTCGATGCGCTTGCTCAATTCCTCTTCGGTGGTGTCAAAGGCGTCGAGGAAGCCTTCCTGATCTTGCTCAAAGAAGATGCGGCGGCGCAGAATTTCGACCCGCTGTTTGGCATCGGCCAACCCCACCACATCCACGGCATGGGCAAAGCGGTCGAGCAACTGAGGCCGCAGATCGCCCTCTTCCGGGTTCATCGAGCCGACCAAGACAAATTGCGCGGGGTGTTGGAAGCTGATCCCCTCGCGCTCCACCACGTTGATGCCCATCGCGGCGCTGTCCAACAGCAGGTCAACCACATGGTCATCGAGCAGGTTCACTTCGTCAACGTAGAGGACCCCGCGGTTGGCCGCAGCGAGAATGCCCGGTTCAAAGTGGCGTTCACCGCGTTGGATCGCTTTTTCAATGTCGAGCGTCCCAACGACACGGTCTTCTGTTGCGCTCACCGGCAGATCCACAAAGGGCGTATTGCGGTGGTGCGAGGGAAGTGCGCCTTCGCGGGCAAAACGTTCGCGACACTCGTCACAGTAGAGATCGGGGCGCTTGGGGTCG
The Chrysiogenia bacterium genome window above contains:
- a CDS encoding ATP-binding protein; translated protein: MRSTYPFTAIVGQERMKRALILNAINPQIGGVLIRGERGTAKSTAARALAALIPELDAVDGCPFACDPKRPDLYCDECRERFAREGALPSHHRNTPFVDLPVSATEDRVVGTLDIEKAIQRGERHFEPGILAAANRGVLYVDEVNLLDDHVVDLLLDSAAMGINVVEREGISFQHPAQFVLVGSMNPEEGDLRPQLLDRFAHAVDVVGLADAKQRVEILRRRIFFEQDQEGFLDAFDTTEEELSKRIEEARARYPLVEYSDKDLYTIAALTASFKVDGHRADIVILRTARAQAAYDGRLKINDNDILLAAELALPHRMKKQPFQESTMNLDQLQNNVRQARAEAEQEAGDGDESEGMQMGDAAADEKKA